A single Nomascus leucogenys isolate Asia chromosome 14, Asia_NLE_v1, whole genome shotgun sequence DNA region contains:
- the LOC100600142 gene encoding 60S ribosomal protein L38-like codes for MPRKIEEIKDLLLTARRKDAKSVKIKKNKDNVKFKVRCSRYLYTLVITDKEKAEKLKQSLPPGLAVKELK; via the exons ATG CCTCGGAAAATTGAAGAAATTAAGGACCTCCTGCTCACAGCCCGACGAAAAGATGCCAAAT CTGTcaagatcaagaaaaataaggaCAACGTGAAATTTAAAGTTCGATGCAGCAGATACCTTTACACCCTGGTCATCACTGacaaagagaaggcagagaaactgAAGCAGTCCCTGCCCCCTG GTTTGGCAGTGAAGGAACTGAAATGA